In Papaver somniferum cultivar HN1 unplaced genomic scaffold, ASM357369v1 unplaced-scaffold_80, whole genome shotgun sequence, the following proteins share a genomic window:
- the LOC113344892 gene encoding uncharacterized protein LOC113344892, producing MIEVDDSVEGIFTISISRHSLEDNFRGALIGIYGPCNVNEEKRFRMELTTLHGYWDGFPLCFGGDFNVVRYMAERRGCCRVSNSMKLFNDLCNELDLVDLPLSGAKYTWSRHPNKKSKIDRFLFTPDWEDHFPNIIFKRLARPFSDHFPIELCSLDSDWGAYPFRFQLAWLDGTNIITLMKEWAINKALTKFKELDELDDERGLTEVEEYMLVKAKVKFDVAHQRQSIMMRKKSRIRYFRDGDRNIKHFNRVVECHRALNNINNLHINGRWTGNKDEIKMGIANHFELVFKEISNNRPRMKNMCLKRIDENASIWLERPFSEEEVNNTIKYLGIDRAPGTDGYPMKFFIVGVEEVKDFWPISLVGSVYKIISKVLAERLKVYLPTLILTSQSSFIKGRQILDGVLIANECVDSRLRQKLPGLVYKLDFEKAFDNVNWNFLNEVLYKMGFGGVWREWIINCLTFSKFSVLINGSSYGYFGSEKGLRQGDPLSPFHFTSLDDALNKKRIHNIRWKIATKSKEKGGFGIRRTKQVNSVLLKKWWWLFDLEKDALWRKIMVEKFSETFTGWETLKPKGPKGCSLWFKIYKELEDFNKSIRFKIGAGKETRFWEDAWLGEGRLYDMFPLAYEALRTKEFVVASMYEVREGGVRWA from the exons ATGATTGAAGTAGATGACTCTGTTGAAGGTATTTTTACCATAAGTATATCTCGTCATAGTTTGGAGGATAATTTTCGTGGGGCTTTAATTGGTATCTATGGCCCTTGCAACGTGAATGAAGAGAAGAGATTTCGTATGGAGCTAACTACCTTGCATGGTTATTGGGATGGATTTCCTTTGTGTTTTGGTGGAGATTTTAATGTGGTAAGATACATGGCGGAGAGAAGAGGTTGTTGTAGAGTTTCGAATTCTATGAAACTATTCAATGACTTATGTAATGAGTTGGACCTTGTGGACTTGCCTCTTTCGGGTGCAAAGTACACTTGGAGTAGGCATCCTAACAAGAAGAGCAAGATCGATCGTTTTCTTTTCACTCCGGATTGGgaagatcattttccaaatatcATTTTCAAGCGCCTCGCAAGACCTTTTTCGGATCATTTTCCCATTGAGTTATGTTCATTGGATTCGGATTGGGGTGCTTACCCTTTTCGTTTTCAATTAGCTTGGCTTGATGGAACTAACATAATCACCTTAATGAAAGAATG GGCTATCAACAAGGCACTTACCAAGTTTAAAGAGTTAGATGAACTCGATGATGAAAGGGGTCTTACTGAAGTTGAAGAATACATGCTTGTGAAGGCTAAAGTAAAATTTGACGTGGCTCATCAGCGTCAAAGCATAATGATGCGGAAAAAGTCAAGAATTAGATATTTTCGAGATGGAGATAGAAACATCAAACATTTTAATCGTGTGGTGGAGTGTCATAGAGCTCTTAACAACATCAATAACCTTCATATCAATGGACGATGGACCGGAAACAAAGATGAAATCAAGATGGGTATTGCAAATCATTTTGAGTTAGTGTTTAAAGAAATTTCAAACAACCGTCCaagaatgaaaaatatgtgtctcaaGCGTATTGACGAGAATGCAAGCATATGGTTGGAGAGACCCTTTAGCGAAGAGGAAGTTAATAATACAATTAAATATTTGGGAATTGATCGTGCTCCAGGTACGGATGGATATCCTATGAAGTTCTTCATT GTGGGAGTGGAGGAAGTAAAAGATTTTTGGCCTATTAGCCTTGTTGGGAGTGtgtacaaaatcatctcaaaggtATTAGCGGAGCGTTTAAAAGTATATCTTCCTACTCTcatattaacttctcaatctagCTTTATTAAAGGAAGACAAATTCTTGATGGAGTATTGATAGCAAACGAATGTGTGGATTCTAGACTTCGTCAAAAATTACCGGGGTTGGTTTACAAGCTTGATTTTGAAAAGGCATTTGATAATGTGAATTGGAATTTTTTAAACGAAGTCTTATACAAAATGGGGTTTGGTGGTGTCTGGAGGGAATGGATTATAAATTGTTTAACTTTCTCAAAGTTCTCGGTTCTTATTAATGGTTCGTCTTATGGTTACTTTGGTAGTGAAAAGGGATTACGTCAAGGAGATCCACTTTCTCCTTTTCATTTCACATCGTTG GATGATGCTCTTAATAAGAAAAGGATTCACAATATTCGTTGGAAAATTgctacaaaatcaaaagaaaaaggcGGTTTTGGTATTCGTAGAACGAAGCAAGTGAACTCGGTGTTGCTAAAGAAATGGTGGTGGCTTTTTGATCTAGAGAAAGATGCATTGTGGAGGAAGATTATGGTAGAGAAATTTAGCGAAACCTTTACCGGTTGGGAAACTCTCAAACCCAAAGGACCAAAAGGATGTAGCTTATGGTTTAAAATCTATAAAGAGCTTGAAGACTTTAACAAAAGTATTAGATTCAAGATTGGTGCGGGCAAGGaaactagattttgggaagatGCTTGGCTTGGTGAAGGAAGATTATATGATATGTTTCCTTTGGCTTATGAAGCTTTAAGGACCAAGGAGTTTGTGGTGGCTAGTATGTATGAAGTTAGGGAAGGTGGTGTAAGGTGGGCGTAA
- the LOC113344890 gene encoding LRR receptor-like serine/threonine-protein kinase GSO1 translates to MNSNYVLNSRIPVQLANLTSLSNLYLSTCGLQGSVPYLPQLKVLDVSDNPRLNPDLTRMFQHQWPKLQKLSISYTNISGSISNAPMLVSLDAAGCSIQGSLPSWIYNLKLLTNLDLSYNKFQGSIPKSMSNLKLLTNLDLSYNNFQGSIPKSISKLKFLTILRLSDNNFQGSITSSICELISLRTLDLGSNNITGTIPSCISNLHNLRVFSVYNNSIEGSVSLKSLINDLNLIAIDLRSNRLTVDIDQNFSLYSKFKLESLSLKSCNLKGFFPLFICKLSHLKSLDLSHNNLTGVIPSCISKLKNLDSFDVSHNQHYGPLPLPPQTVLYRFSFDISNNKLSGKISIEVGRRLSNCVVINLAGNQLSGSIPSSICSKSSRSSLQIVDLSNNRFSGVIPNTLGYCKHLQSLNLGSNDLTGNVPNEIEKLESLGYLQLQDNHLDGTLLNFISKLPSLVVLNLANNQFEGSIPTELFGAQYSLLSIISLRSNKFNGSIPDEINNLNQLQILDLSHNYFSGHIPKQLGGYWMNLTGVSQSLMNVYDIQLQMVINGIMLQFEKIYSYTSGLDLSRNMLDGNIPTEIGRLSELARLNLSHNHFWGNIPASIGDMSKLASLDLSFNRLSGQIPQSLTSLDSLGVFNLSYNELSGQIPKGIHFSTLGGDGWAFVGNTFLCGEPTKNVCEVEEDDKKDDREDDQENYQEDTNEKLILYSIISLGFILGFWGLFFVMLIKKEKWWFPYWRFIDSTVDVIIRCI, encoded by the coding sequence ATGAATTCTAATTATGTACTCAATTCCCGAATCCCAGTACAACTTGCGAATTTAACTTCACTTTCTAATCTCTACTTGTCTACTTGTGGATTACAAGGTTCTGTACCTTATCTTCCTCAGCTGAAAGTGCTCGATGTTAGTGATAATCCTCGTCTTAATCCTGATCTAACTAGGATGTTTCAACATCAGTGGCCTAAGCTTCAAAAACTCAGCATATCATATACTAATATAAGCGGATCAATTTCAAATGCACCGATGTTGGTCAGTCTTGATGCTGCTGGTTGTTCAATTCAAGGATCTTTGCCTTCTTGGATCTACAATCTAAAGCTCCTAACTAATCTCGACTTGTCTTACAATAAATTCCAAGGATCCATACCAAAATCAATGTCCAATCTAAAGCTCCTAACCAATCTAGACTTGTCTTACAATAATTTCCAAGGATCCAtaccaaaatcaatatccaaacTAAAATTCCTAACTATTCTGAGATTGTCTGATAATAATTTCCAAGGATCCATAACAAGTTCAATATGTGAGCTTATTTCTCTTCGAACACTTGATTTAGGAAGTAATAATATAACAGGAACCATACCAAGCTGCATATCGAATCTTCATAATCTTAGAGTTTTTTCTGTCTATAATAACTCAATTGAGGGAAGCGTTTCATTGAAATCTCTGATTAACGATCTAAACCTAATAGCCATAGATCTGAGATCAAATAGGCTTACTGTAGATATTGATCAAAATTTCAGTTTGTACTCTAAATTCAAACTAGAGTCTCTGTCTTTGAAATCTTGCAATCTAAAAGGATTCTTCCCTCTTTTCatatgtaaattgagtcatctaaAGTCTTTGGACTTGTCTCATAATAACCTGACAGGAGTTATCCCTTCTTGtatctcaaaactcaaaaatctcgATTCATTTGATGTATCGCACAACCAACATTACGGTCCTCTGCCTCTTCCACCTCAAACGGTCCTCTACCGATTTTCTTTTGATATATCGAATAATAAACTCAGTGGTAAAATCTCAATAGAAGTTGGAAGAAGACTATCTAATTGTGTCGTCATAAATCTAGCTGGGAATCAACTTTCGGGTTCAATTCCCTCTTCTATATGTTCAAAAAGTTCAAGATCTTCTCTTCAAATAGTTGACCTCTCAAACAACAGATTCTCAGGGGTTATACCAAATACCTTAGGGTATTGTAAGCATCTTCAATCACTAAACCTTGGGAGCAACGATCTCACAGGAAATGTTCCAAATGAGATTGAAAAATTAGAATCATTGGGTTATCTTCAACTGCAGGACAACCATCTCGATGGTACTCTTCTCAACTTCATCAGTAAACTACCTTCGTTGGTAGTTCTTAACTTGGCGAATAACCAATTCGAAGGAAGTATACCCACTGAACTATTTGGTGCACAATACTCTCTCTTAAGTATCATTTCTTTAAGGTCAAACAAGTTCAATGGATCAATTCCTGATGAAATTAATAATTTGAATCAACTGCAAATTTTGGACTTATCGCACAACTATTTCTCCGGCCATATTCCTAAGCAATTAGGAGGCTACTGGATGAATTTAACAGGCGTATCTCAATCTCTTATGAATGTGTATGACATTCAATTGCAGATGGTGATCAATGGGATCATGTTGCAATTTGAAAAAATATACAGTTACACCTCGGGATTGGATCTATCACGCAACATGCTTGATGGTAACATTCCAACAGAGATAGGTCGGTTAAGCGAACTTGCAAGGCTCAATTTGTCCCACAATCATTTTTGGGGTAACATACCTGCGAGTATTGGAGATATGTCTAAGTTAGCTTCCCTGGACTTAAGTTTCAATAGACTATCTGGGCAAATCCCACAATCGTTAACATCACTGGACTCTCTTGGGGTTTTTAACCTATCTTATAATGAGTTGAGTGGTCAAATTCCAAAAGGGATTCACTTTAGCACGTTGGGCGGTGATGGCTGGGCTTTTGTTGGGAACACATTTTTGTGTGGAGAACCTACAAAGAATGTTTGTGAAGTGGAAGAAGACGATAAAAAAGACGATCGAGAAGATGATCAAGAAAATTACCAAGAAGATACAAatgagaaattgatattgtatAGTATTATTTCTTTGGGGTTTATATTGGGATTTTGGGGTCTATTCTTTGTGATGCTTATAAAAAAGGAGAAATGGTGGTTTCCGTATTGGAGATTTATCGATTCTACTGTAGATGTGATCATAAGATGTATTTAA